In Desulfobaculum bizertense DSM 18034, a genomic segment contains:
- a CDS encoding ATP-binding protein — MERIFMKRFRNISLKNKIYFSILAVIMMISAAIALLARGILLESLTSELEHRGVAIAQSVAEQGRKSVLDSKIPALTALLFRERLEGERRDLVSYIFIIDNEKRVVAHTFTRPFPQTLRMANPLPEGRDIKSKIRQIEVQGRKAVDIAMPMQEGIYRIATVHVGLNKQHIDTLVGRLRAMFLGFITLVVTIIFWISHKISRYITMPIQKLIEMADQISRGNLNFKLDLGRQYDDVLSEEGEYERCPAYHNSDLPCWHVDKFMGSLSPDSPPPVKPAYCRECVIRHRQTGDEVLQLADSFVYMVRSVRLYRNKVRESEAKYRTLFDSGPDPVFVVDAVTLDILDVNPRCTGTYGYSTQELFGMRFDALQSDEKQTKDLLRFAGEKQPGERKFFPKIIHHRRDGQPLFVNMHACRTRYGGREAMIVSTTDITDIIEKDAQLVQASKMTTLGEMSAGIAHELNQPLNAIRMGSDYLAMMAERGQQVPESDLRQVTSEIANQIDRATEIVNTLRQFGRKSDITPERLNVNEPVHAVLKILSRQLTLQNIRVHLDLAEHLPLIRAHGNRLQQVFFNLVSNARDAINMWSDKEDGPADRVIRIHTEYDDDQVLLTISDTGAGIPGHQIEKIFEPFFTTKATGQGMGLGLAISYGIVKDYGGEISVESELGAGTTFCLSFPQAQ; from the coding sequence ATGGAAAGAATATTCATGAAGCGCTTTCGTAACATCAGCCTGAAAAACAAGATTTATTTTTCTATTCTGGCCGTCATTATGATGATTAGTGCGGCAATTGCACTGCTTGCCAGAGGAATTCTTTTAGAAAGTCTGACTTCCGAACTGGAGCACCGAGGGGTCGCCATTGCGCAGTCTGTTGCAGAGCAGGGACGAAAGTCAGTTTTGGACAGTAAGATTCCAGCATTGACCGCGTTGCTTTTTCGAGAGCGCCTCGAAGGTGAGCGGCGGGATCTTGTTTCATATATTTTTATCATTGATAATGAAAAAAGGGTGGTAGCACACACCTTTACTCGACCTTTTCCGCAAACGCTGCGTATGGCAAACCCTCTTCCTGAGGGGCGCGATATAAAGTCTAAGATTCGGCAAATTGAGGTGCAGGGGCGCAAGGCCGTGGACATTGCCATGCCCATGCAGGAAGGAATTTATCGCATTGCCACGGTTCACGTTGGCCTAAACAAGCAGCACATTGATACGCTTGTGGGGCGGCTGCGGGCCATGTTTCTTGGGTTTATCACGCTTGTCGTGACCATTATTTTTTGGATTAGCCACAAGATTTCGCGGTACATTACGATGCCAATCCAGAAGCTCATTGAAATGGCCGATCAGATTTCTCGCGGTAATTTGAACTTTAAGCTCGACCTTGGTCGGCAGTATGATGATGTCCTGTCCGAGGAAGGCGAGTATGAGCGATGTCCTGCGTATCACAACTCAGATTTGCCCTGCTGGCACGTCGACAAGTTTATGGGGTCACTTTCTCCCGACAGTCCGCCGCCCGTTAAGCCTGCGTATTGTCGCGAATGTGTTATCCGCCACAGGCAGACTGGTGACGAGGTCCTTCAGCTTGCGGATTCCTTTGTGTACATGGTCCGCTCTGTGCGGCTCTATCGAAACAAGGTCCGCGAGTCCGAGGCGAAATACCGGACCCTTTTTGATTCCGGTCCAGATCCCGTTTTTGTCGTCGATGCTGTGACGCTTGATATTTTGGACGTCAATCCCCGGTGTACGGGGACGTATGGCTACTCCACGCAGGAACTTTTTGGAATGCGTTTTGACGCTCTCCAGAGTGACGAAAAGCAGACAAAGGATTTATTACGCTTTGCAGGCGAAAAACAGCCCGGTGAGCGGAAGTTTTTCCCAAAGATTATTCACCATCGGCGGGATGGTCAGCCGCTGTTTGTGAACATGCACGCCTGTCGGACGCGTTACGGTGGCCGGGAGGCAATGATTGTCTCTACAACGGACATTACTGATATTATAGAAAAAGATGCGCAGCTTGTGCAGGCCAGCAAGATGACAACGCTCGGCGAAATGTCTGCGGGCATTGCTCATGAGCTGAATCAGCCGCTCAATGCCATTCGCATGGGCAGTGACTATCTTGCCATGATGGCGGAGCGGGGACAGCAGGTTCCTGAATCTGACTTGCGGCAGGTCACAAGCGAGATTGCGAACCAGATTGACAGAGCGACGGAAATCGTGAACACCCTCCGGCAGTTCGGAAGAAAATCCGATATTACGCCAGAACGACTCAATGTGAACGAGCCGGTTCATGCCGTACTGAAAATTCTGTCACGGCAGTTGACCTTGCAGAATATTCGCGTTCACCTCGATCTTGCAGAGCATCTGCCGCTCATCAGAGCACACGGAAACCGTTTGCAGCAGGTTTTCTTTAACCTTGTGTCAAACGCCCGCGATGCTATCAACATGTGGTCAGACAAGGAGGACGGACCTGCTGACCGTGTTATTCGTATTCATACAGAGTATGACGATGATCAGGTTTTGCTGACAATTTCAGATACGGGGGCAGGTATTCCAGGCCACCAGATTGAAAAGATTTTTGAACCGTTTTTCACGACAAAAGCGACCGGTCAGGGCATGGGGCTTGGCCTTGCTATTTCTTATGGCATCGTCAAAGATTATGGCGGAGAGATTAGCGTTGAATCTGAACTGGGCGCTGGAACAACATTTTGTCTGAGTTTCCCCCAAGCTCAATGA
- a CDS encoding response regulator — MNKILVIDDEQPTLSMFRLVLGAYGYEVLTAESGEEGLEVFSAERPAIVLTDIKMPGMDGLDVLKRLKEINPQTEVIVITGHGDMDIAIKALNLNATDFINKPIQRNCLEAALSRANERLKLSESKQEEVASEQNDGVTVIRVQGNITAQSEPFFISEYEHAEENGNPVVLYFDENSSINGAGIAVMVQLLSESQDRGVDVAIAGLSENFRKVFDAVGITRFATIYDSIEEATHALQAG, encoded by the coding sequence ATGAATAAAATTCTTGTGATTGATGACGAGCAGCCTACGCTGTCTATGTTTCGGCTTGTTTTGGGTGCCTATGGGTATGAAGTCCTTACCGCAGAAAGCGGCGAAGAAGGACTGGAAGTGTTTAGCGCCGAACGGCCAGCTATTGTTCTGACGGATATTAAAATGCCGGGTATGGACGGGCTGGATGTGCTGAAACGACTCAAGGAAATTAACCCGCAAACTGAAGTTATTGTCATCACAGGACACGGGGATATGGATATTGCCATTAAAGCCCTGAACCTGAATGCCACGGATTTCATCAACAAGCCTATACAGCGGAATTGCCTCGAGGCTGCACTCTCTCGAGCAAATGAGCGGCTGAAACTTTCTGAGAGCAAGCAGGAAGAAGTCGCCTCTGAGCAGAATGATGGCGTAACGGTCATTCGGGTACAGGGGAACATCACCGCCCAGTCTGAACCGTTTTTTATCTCTGAGTATGAGCATGCTGAAGAAAATGGGAATCCCGTGGTGCTCTATTTTGATGAAAATTCTTCAATCAATGGCGCAGGTATTGCCGTTATGGTTCAGCTCCTCTCTGAGAGTCAGGACCGGGGCGTCGACGTCGCCATTGCCGGGCTTTCTGAAAACTTTCGGAAAGTCTTCGACGCCGTGGGCATTACGCGCTTCGCAACAATTTATGACAGCATCGAAGAAGCGACTCACGCCCTTCAAGCTGGCTAG